The following coding sequences are from one Loxodonta africana isolate mLoxAfr1 chromosome 18, mLoxAfr1.hap2, whole genome shotgun sequence window:
- the ITGB3 gene encoding integrin beta-3 isoform X1 — protein sequence MRARRRARPLWAALLALGALAGVGVGGPSICATRGVSSCQQCLAVSPMCAWCSDKALPVGTARCNLKENLLKDNCALESIEFPISEARVLEDRPLSDKGSGDSSQVTQVTPQKIALRLRPDDSKNFSVQVRQVEDYPVDIYYLMDLSYSMKDDLWSIQSLGTNLASQMRKLTSNLRIGFGAFVDKPVSPYMYISPPEALKNPCYDMKTTCLPMFGYKHVLTLTDQVTRFNEEVKKQNVSRNRDAPEGGFDAIMQATVCDEKIGWRNDASHLLVFTTDAKTHIALDGRLAGIVQPNDGQCHIGSDNHYSASTTMDYPSLGLMTEKLSQKNINLIFAVTENVVNLYQNYSELIPGTTVGVLSKDSSNVLQLIVDAYGKIRSKVELEVRDLPEELSLSFNATCLDNEVIPGLKSCVGLKIGDTVSFSIEAKVRGCPQEKEKSFTIKPVGFKDSLTVQVTFDCDCACQAQAQPHSPRCNNGNGTFECGVCRCEPGWLGTQCECSEEDYRPSQQDECSPRGGQPLCSQRGECLCGQCVCHSSDFGKITGKYCECDDFSCVRYKGEMCSGHGQCSCGDCLCDSDWTGYYCNCTTRTDTCMSSNGLLCSGRGKCECGSCVCTQPGSYGDTCEKCPTCPDACTFKKQCVECKKFDRGELHEENTCNRYCRDEIELVKELKDTGKDAVNCTYKNEDDCVVRFQYYEDSSGKSILYVVEEPDCPKGPDILVVLLSVMGAILLIGLATLLIWKLLITIHDRKEFAKFEEERARAKWDTANNPLYKQATSTFTNITYRGNS from the exons GCTCTGCCTGTGGGTACGGCTCGCTGTAACTTGAAGGAGAACCTGCTGAAAGACAACTGTGCCCTGGAGTCCATCGAGTTTCCGATCAGTGAGGCCCGTGTACTGGAGGATAGACCCCTCAGTGACAAGGGCTCTGGAGACAGCTCCCAGGTTACTCAAGTCACTCCCCAGAAGATTGCGCTTCGGCTACGACCAG ACGATTCGAAGAATTTCTCCGTCCAAGTGCGGCAGGTGGAGGATTACCCTGTGGACATCTACTACTTGATGGACCTGTCCTACTCTATGAAGGATGATCTATGGAGCATCCAGAGCCTGGGTACAAACCTGGCTTCCCAGATGCGCAAACTCACCAGCAACCTGCGTATTGGCTTCGGGGCCTTTGTGGACAAACCTGTGTCACCATACATGTACATTTCTCCACCAGAGGCCCTCAAAAACCCTTGCTATGA TATGAAGACCACCTGCTTGCCCATGTTTGGCTACAAACACGTGCTGACACTAACTGACCAGGTGACCCGCTTCAATGAGGAGGTGAAGAAGCAGAATGTGTCACGAAACCGAGATGCCCCAGAGGGTGGCTTTGATGCCATCATGCAGGCTACAGTATGTGAT GAAAAGATTGGTTGGAGAAACGATGCATCTCACTTGCTGGTGTTTACCACTGATGCCAAAACTCATATAGCACTGGATGGAAGGCTGGCAGGAATTGTCCAACCCAATGATGGGCAGTGCCACATTGGCAGTGACAACCATTACTCTGCATCCACTACCATG gattatcCCTCCCTGGGGCTGATGACTGAGAAACTGTCCCAAAAAAACATCAATTTAATCTTTGCAGTGACTGAAAATGTAGTCAATCTCTACCAG AATTACAGTGAACTTATCCCAGGGACCACAGTGGGGGTTCTCTCCAAAGACTCCAGCAACGTCCTCCAGCTCATCGTTGACGCCTATGGG AAAATCCGCTCTAAAGTAGAGCTGGAAGTGCGTGACCTCCCTGAGGAGTTGTCTCTATCCTTCAACGCCACGTGCCTCGACAACGAGGTCATCCCAGGCCTCAAGTCTTGTGTTGGACTCAAGATTGGAGACACGGTGAG CTTCAGCATTGAGGCCAAGGTACGTGGCTGCCCTCAGGAGAAGGAGAAGTCCTTCACCATCAAGCCTGTGGGCTTCAAAGACAGCCTCACCGTCCAGGTCACCTTCGACTGTGACTGTGCCTgccaggcccaggcccagcctCACAGCCCCCGCTGCAACAATGGCAATGGGACCTTCGAGTGTGGTGTGTGCCGCTGTGAGCCTGGCTGGCTGGGGACCCAGTGCGAGTGCTCAGAGGAGGACTACCGCCCCTCCCAGCAGGATGAGTGCAGCCCCCGGGGGGGCCAGCCCCTCTGCAGCCAGCGCGGAGAGTGCCTGTGTGGCCAGTGTGTCTGCCACAGCAGTGACTTTGGCAAGATCACGGGCAAATACTGCGAGTGTGATGACTTCTCCTGTGTCCGATACAAGGGGGAGATGTGCTCGG GTCATGGCCAGTGCAGCTGTGGGGACTGCCTCTGTGACTCCGACTGGACCGGCTACTACTGCAACTGTACCACACGCACCGACACCTGCATGTCCAGCAATGGGCTGCTGTGCAGTGGCCGTGGCAAATGCGAATGCGGCAGCTGCGTCTGCACCCAGCCAGGCTCCTACGGGGACACCTGTGAGAAGTGCCCCACCTGCCCTGATGCCTGCACCTTTAAGAA GCAGTGTGTGGAGTGTAAGAAGTTTGACCGGGGAGAGCTACACGAGGAAAACACCTGTAATCGTTACTGCCGTGATGAAATTGAACTTGTGAAGGAGCTTA AGGACACTGGAAAGGATGCAGTGAATTGTACCTACAAGAATGAGGATGACTGCGTGGTCAGATTCCAGTATTATGAAGACTCCAGTGGAAAGTCCATCCTCTATGTGGTGGAAGAACCAG ATTGTCCCAAGGGCCCGGACATCCTGGTGGTCTTGCTTTCAGTGATGGGGGCCATTCTGCTCATCGGCCTTGCTACTCTGCTCATCTGGAAACTCCTCATCACCATCCACGACCGGAAGGAGTTTGCTAAATTTGAGGAAGAGCGAGCCAGAGCAAAATGGGACACA GCCAACAACCCACTGTATAAACAGGCCACATCGACCTTCACCAATATCACCTACCGGGGCAATTCATAA
- the ITGB3 gene encoding integrin beta-3 isoform X3, which yields MRARRRARPLWAALLALGALAGVGVGGPSICATRGVSSCQQCLAVSPMCAWCSDKALPVGTARCNLKENLLKDNCALESIEFPISEARVLEDRPLSDKGSGDSSQVTQVTPQKIALRLRPDDSKNFSVQVRQVEDYPVDIYYLMDLSYSMKDDLWSIQSLGTNLASQMRKLTSNLRIGFGAFVDKPVSPYMYISPPEALKNPCYDMKTTCLPMFGYKHVLTLTDQVTRFNEEVKKQNVSRNRDAPEGGFDAIMQATVCDEKIGWRNDASHLLVFTTDAKTHIALDGRLAGIVQPNDGQCHIGSDNHYSASTTMNYSELIPGTTVGVLSKDSSNVLQLIVDAYGKIRSKVELEVRDLPEELSLSFNATCLDNEVIPGLKSCVGLKIGDTVSFSIEAKVRGCPQEKEKSFTIKPVGFKDSLTVQVTFDCDCACQAQAQPHSPRCNNGNGTFECGVCRCEPGWLGTQCECSEEDYRPSQQDECSPRGGQPLCSQRGECLCGQCVCHSSDFGKITGKYCECDDFSCVRYKGEMCSGHGQCSCGDCLCDSDWTGYYCNCTTRTDTCMSSNGLLCSGRGKCECGSCVCTQPGSYGDTCEKCPTCPDACTFKKQCVECKKFDRGELHEENTCNRYCRDEIELVKELKDTGKDAVNCTYKNEDDCVVRFQYYEDSSGKSILYVVEEPDCPKGPDILVVLLSVMGAILLIGLATLLIWKLLITIHDRKEFAKFEEERARAKWDTANNPLYKQATSTFTNITYRGNS from the exons GCTCTGCCTGTGGGTACGGCTCGCTGTAACTTGAAGGAGAACCTGCTGAAAGACAACTGTGCCCTGGAGTCCATCGAGTTTCCGATCAGTGAGGCCCGTGTACTGGAGGATAGACCCCTCAGTGACAAGGGCTCTGGAGACAGCTCCCAGGTTACTCAAGTCACTCCCCAGAAGATTGCGCTTCGGCTACGACCAG ACGATTCGAAGAATTTCTCCGTCCAAGTGCGGCAGGTGGAGGATTACCCTGTGGACATCTACTACTTGATGGACCTGTCCTACTCTATGAAGGATGATCTATGGAGCATCCAGAGCCTGGGTACAAACCTGGCTTCCCAGATGCGCAAACTCACCAGCAACCTGCGTATTGGCTTCGGGGCCTTTGTGGACAAACCTGTGTCACCATACATGTACATTTCTCCACCAGAGGCCCTCAAAAACCCTTGCTATGA TATGAAGACCACCTGCTTGCCCATGTTTGGCTACAAACACGTGCTGACACTAACTGACCAGGTGACCCGCTTCAATGAGGAGGTGAAGAAGCAGAATGTGTCACGAAACCGAGATGCCCCAGAGGGTGGCTTTGATGCCATCATGCAGGCTACAGTATGTGAT GAAAAGATTGGTTGGAGAAACGATGCATCTCACTTGCTGGTGTTTACCACTGATGCCAAAACTCATATAGCACTGGATGGAAGGCTGGCAGGAATTGTCCAACCCAATGATGGGCAGTGCCACATTGGCAGTGACAACCATTACTCTGCATCCACTACCATG AATTACAGTGAACTTATCCCAGGGACCACAGTGGGGGTTCTCTCCAAAGACTCCAGCAACGTCCTCCAGCTCATCGTTGACGCCTATGGG AAAATCCGCTCTAAAGTAGAGCTGGAAGTGCGTGACCTCCCTGAGGAGTTGTCTCTATCCTTCAACGCCACGTGCCTCGACAACGAGGTCATCCCAGGCCTCAAGTCTTGTGTTGGACTCAAGATTGGAGACACGGTGAG CTTCAGCATTGAGGCCAAGGTACGTGGCTGCCCTCAGGAGAAGGAGAAGTCCTTCACCATCAAGCCTGTGGGCTTCAAAGACAGCCTCACCGTCCAGGTCACCTTCGACTGTGACTGTGCCTgccaggcccaggcccagcctCACAGCCCCCGCTGCAACAATGGCAATGGGACCTTCGAGTGTGGTGTGTGCCGCTGTGAGCCTGGCTGGCTGGGGACCCAGTGCGAGTGCTCAGAGGAGGACTACCGCCCCTCCCAGCAGGATGAGTGCAGCCCCCGGGGGGGCCAGCCCCTCTGCAGCCAGCGCGGAGAGTGCCTGTGTGGCCAGTGTGTCTGCCACAGCAGTGACTTTGGCAAGATCACGGGCAAATACTGCGAGTGTGATGACTTCTCCTGTGTCCGATACAAGGGGGAGATGTGCTCGG GTCATGGCCAGTGCAGCTGTGGGGACTGCCTCTGTGACTCCGACTGGACCGGCTACTACTGCAACTGTACCACACGCACCGACACCTGCATGTCCAGCAATGGGCTGCTGTGCAGTGGCCGTGGCAAATGCGAATGCGGCAGCTGCGTCTGCACCCAGCCAGGCTCCTACGGGGACACCTGTGAGAAGTGCCCCACCTGCCCTGATGCCTGCACCTTTAAGAA GCAGTGTGTGGAGTGTAAGAAGTTTGACCGGGGAGAGCTACACGAGGAAAACACCTGTAATCGTTACTGCCGTGATGAAATTGAACTTGTGAAGGAGCTTA AGGACACTGGAAAGGATGCAGTGAATTGTACCTACAAGAATGAGGATGACTGCGTGGTCAGATTCCAGTATTATGAAGACTCCAGTGGAAAGTCCATCCTCTATGTGGTGGAAGAACCAG ATTGTCCCAAGGGCCCGGACATCCTGGTGGTCTTGCTTTCAGTGATGGGGGCCATTCTGCTCATCGGCCTTGCTACTCTGCTCATCTGGAAACTCCTCATCACCATCCACGACCGGAAGGAGTTTGCTAAATTTGAGGAAGAGCGAGCCAGAGCAAAATGGGACACA GCCAACAACCCACTGTATAAACAGGCCACATCGACCTTCACCAATATCACCTACCGGGGCAATTCATAA
- the ITGB3 gene encoding integrin beta-3 isoform X2, which produces MGSNCQPFGPSICATRGVSSCQQCLAVSPMCAWCSDKALPVGTARCNLKENLLKDNCALESIEFPISEARVLEDRPLSDKGSGDSSQVTQVTPQKIALRLRPDDSKNFSVQVRQVEDYPVDIYYLMDLSYSMKDDLWSIQSLGTNLASQMRKLTSNLRIGFGAFVDKPVSPYMYISPPEALKNPCYDMKTTCLPMFGYKHVLTLTDQVTRFNEEVKKQNVSRNRDAPEGGFDAIMQATVCDEKIGWRNDASHLLVFTTDAKTHIALDGRLAGIVQPNDGQCHIGSDNHYSASTTMDYPSLGLMTEKLSQKNINLIFAVTENVVNLYQNYSELIPGTTVGVLSKDSSNVLQLIVDAYGKIRSKVELEVRDLPEELSLSFNATCLDNEVIPGLKSCVGLKIGDTVSFSIEAKVRGCPQEKEKSFTIKPVGFKDSLTVQVTFDCDCACQAQAQPHSPRCNNGNGTFECGVCRCEPGWLGTQCECSEEDYRPSQQDECSPRGGQPLCSQRGECLCGQCVCHSSDFGKITGKYCECDDFSCVRYKGEMCSGHGQCSCGDCLCDSDWTGYYCNCTTRTDTCMSSNGLLCSGRGKCECGSCVCTQPGSYGDTCEKCPTCPDACTFKKQCVECKKFDRGELHEENTCNRYCRDEIELVKELKDTGKDAVNCTYKNEDDCVVRFQYYEDSSGKSILYVVEEPDCPKGPDILVVLLSVMGAILLIGLATLLIWKLLITIHDRKEFAKFEEERARAKWDTANNPLYKQATSTFTNITYRGNS; this is translated from the exons GCTCTGCCTGTGGGTACGGCTCGCTGTAACTTGAAGGAGAACCTGCTGAAAGACAACTGTGCCCTGGAGTCCATCGAGTTTCCGATCAGTGAGGCCCGTGTACTGGAGGATAGACCCCTCAGTGACAAGGGCTCTGGAGACAGCTCCCAGGTTACTCAAGTCACTCCCCAGAAGATTGCGCTTCGGCTACGACCAG ACGATTCGAAGAATTTCTCCGTCCAAGTGCGGCAGGTGGAGGATTACCCTGTGGACATCTACTACTTGATGGACCTGTCCTACTCTATGAAGGATGATCTATGGAGCATCCAGAGCCTGGGTACAAACCTGGCTTCCCAGATGCGCAAACTCACCAGCAACCTGCGTATTGGCTTCGGGGCCTTTGTGGACAAACCTGTGTCACCATACATGTACATTTCTCCACCAGAGGCCCTCAAAAACCCTTGCTATGA TATGAAGACCACCTGCTTGCCCATGTTTGGCTACAAACACGTGCTGACACTAACTGACCAGGTGACCCGCTTCAATGAGGAGGTGAAGAAGCAGAATGTGTCACGAAACCGAGATGCCCCAGAGGGTGGCTTTGATGCCATCATGCAGGCTACAGTATGTGAT GAAAAGATTGGTTGGAGAAACGATGCATCTCACTTGCTGGTGTTTACCACTGATGCCAAAACTCATATAGCACTGGATGGAAGGCTGGCAGGAATTGTCCAACCCAATGATGGGCAGTGCCACATTGGCAGTGACAACCATTACTCTGCATCCACTACCATG gattatcCCTCCCTGGGGCTGATGACTGAGAAACTGTCCCAAAAAAACATCAATTTAATCTTTGCAGTGACTGAAAATGTAGTCAATCTCTACCAG AATTACAGTGAACTTATCCCAGGGACCACAGTGGGGGTTCTCTCCAAAGACTCCAGCAACGTCCTCCAGCTCATCGTTGACGCCTATGGG AAAATCCGCTCTAAAGTAGAGCTGGAAGTGCGTGACCTCCCTGAGGAGTTGTCTCTATCCTTCAACGCCACGTGCCTCGACAACGAGGTCATCCCAGGCCTCAAGTCTTGTGTTGGACTCAAGATTGGAGACACGGTGAG CTTCAGCATTGAGGCCAAGGTACGTGGCTGCCCTCAGGAGAAGGAGAAGTCCTTCACCATCAAGCCTGTGGGCTTCAAAGACAGCCTCACCGTCCAGGTCACCTTCGACTGTGACTGTGCCTgccaggcccaggcccagcctCACAGCCCCCGCTGCAACAATGGCAATGGGACCTTCGAGTGTGGTGTGTGCCGCTGTGAGCCTGGCTGGCTGGGGACCCAGTGCGAGTGCTCAGAGGAGGACTACCGCCCCTCCCAGCAGGATGAGTGCAGCCCCCGGGGGGGCCAGCCCCTCTGCAGCCAGCGCGGAGAGTGCCTGTGTGGCCAGTGTGTCTGCCACAGCAGTGACTTTGGCAAGATCACGGGCAAATACTGCGAGTGTGATGACTTCTCCTGTGTCCGATACAAGGGGGAGATGTGCTCGG GTCATGGCCAGTGCAGCTGTGGGGACTGCCTCTGTGACTCCGACTGGACCGGCTACTACTGCAACTGTACCACACGCACCGACACCTGCATGTCCAGCAATGGGCTGCTGTGCAGTGGCCGTGGCAAATGCGAATGCGGCAGCTGCGTCTGCACCCAGCCAGGCTCCTACGGGGACACCTGTGAGAAGTGCCCCACCTGCCCTGATGCCTGCACCTTTAAGAA GCAGTGTGTGGAGTGTAAGAAGTTTGACCGGGGAGAGCTACACGAGGAAAACACCTGTAATCGTTACTGCCGTGATGAAATTGAACTTGTGAAGGAGCTTA AGGACACTGGAAAGGATGCAGTGAATTGTACCTACAAGAATGAGGATGACTGCGTGGTCAGATTCCAGTATTATGAAGACTCCAGTGGAAAGTCCATCCTCTATGTGGTGGAAGAACCAG ATTGTCCCAAGGGCCCGGACATCCTGGTGGTCTTGCTTTCAGTGATGGGGGCCATTCTGCTCATCGGCCTTGCTACTCTGCTCATCTGGAAACTCCTCATCACCATCCACGACCGGAAGGAGTTTGCTAAATTTGAGGAAGAGCGAGCCAGAGCAAAATGGGACACA GCCAACAACCCACTGTATAAACAGGCCACATCGACCTTCACCAATATCACCTACCGGGGCAATTCATAA